The following nucleotide sequence is from Thermostaphylospora chromogena.
CAGGCGGTCGAAGAAGCTCCCCCGGCGCAGCGCGGAGATCACGCCGGTGGTCACCCCCGCGATCACCCAGATCACGGCGGCGCCGATCGCCAGGGAGAACGTCACGGGGAAGCGGTCCAGCAGATCGGGCCAGACCGGCTGCTGGGTGAGGAAGGAGTATCCCAGGCAGGGCACGGGGCACTGCTCGACGCCGGTGCCGTAGTCGTACTCGGTCCCCGCGACGATGCCCTTCACGAAGCGCCCGTACTGCACGATGACCGGGTCGTAGAATCCCAGCCGCTCGGCGACCTGCTGAACGTTCTCTTCCGTGGCGGCCCTGCCGACGTACCGCGAGGCGAACCCTTCCGGGGTAGCGCCCGCCAGCTGCGGGACCACGAAGAAGATCCCGAAGGTCACCATGCTCACCACGATGAGCATGGCGATCGCGCCGATCAGACGTCTGATGACATATGTGAGCACCGTTATGCGGCCGGTCCGGGCCGGCCGGTCACGTGACCGGCCGGCCGGCTCCTGCCTCCACCTGCCTTCTAATTCCTCGAACGGTCGGCTGGTCGGCTACTCGACGCCGAGGGTCACGTAGTCGTACATCGACTGACCCTCGTTGTAGAACTGGTTCGTCACGCCGATACCGCGCATGAGCAGGGACTTGGCCCACAGGATCGGAAGGATGGAGGCGTCCTCCATGACCTTCCTGTCGACCTCGACCCACAGCTGCTCGCGCTTGGCCTGGTCCAGCTCCGCGGAGGCCTGGTCGATCAGCTTGTCGACCTCCTCGTTCTTCACGCTGAGGTTGTAGTTGCCGGCGTCGCGGATGGTCCGGCTGTCCACGATGGCCTGGATGAAGCCGTAGCCGTCCGCCCAGTCGGCGCCCCAGCCGTGCGCCGCCAGACCGATGCCGTTCTTCTTCACGTACTCGGGGTTGCCCGCGTAGTTGGAGAAGTAGTCGGAGGCGGAGAAGCCCCTCAGGGTGAGCTTGATGCCGACCCGGGCCAGCGACTGCTCCATCGCCTCGGCCAGGGCCTTCTCACGCGGCCGGTCGGAGCGGTAGGACATGACCGTCTCGAAGCCGTCGGGGTGGCCGCACTTCTGCAGCTCCTCCTTGGCCTTGGCGAGGTCGCCCTTGTGCCCCTCGCTGGGGTACAGGTCGAACCTCTGCTGGCCGGAGATGCCGGGCGGCAGCACGTTCGTGGCGATCTCACCGCCGGAGAACTCGCCGCCGTAGGCGGTCTGCGTGGCGACCTTGTCGGTGGCGTAGTGGACGGCCCGGCGGCAGTGGACGTTGTCCAGCGGCTTCACGTCGGGGATGACCGAGACGTACCAGAGCCGCGGGATGGTCGGGTTGTCGGTGCGGGCCTTGAGCTGCGGGTCGGGCAGCACCTTGCCCAGCGCGGCGGGCTGCAGGCCGGTGCCCGGGATGTCCACGTGGATGTCACCGGAGATCAGCCGGTTGTCCAGGTCGTCGGCGTTGACCTGGACCTGGACCTCGATCCTGTCGGGCAGCGCCGGGCGGTTCGGGTCGGTGGCGGGGTCCCAGTGCGGGTTGCGCACCAGGGTGAAGGACTTGCCGAGCTCGTTGGTCTCGAACATGTACGGACCGGTGGAGACCACGTGCTCCTTGTACTTGGTGCCGGTGTCCTTGTCCTTCGGCACCGGAGCGGTCATCGGCATCTGCACGACGTAGTCGAAGGACGCGAACGGCTTCTTCAGGTGGAAGACGATCGTCCGGTCGTCCGGCGTCTCGATCGCCGAGCTGATGTCGGCGTCCTTGTCCTTGAACGCGCCCTTGTAGCCCTCGGGCCAGTCGAGGAGCTCGTTGAGGTAGGACGGCCCGTGCGGGAGCACCTCCTTGTCGAAGGACCTCGCCACCGCGTAGGCGACGTCCTTGGAGGTGACGGGCGTGCCGTCCTCGAACTTCACGCCTTCCCTGAGCCGGTAGGTCCAGGTCTTGCCGTCGTCGCTCACCTCGCCCAGGCTCTCGGCGAGGTCGGGGACGACCTTGCTGCCTTCGGGACCGGGGACCGGCTTGTACATGGTCAGGGTCCGCCAGTACAGGCGGCCGAAGTTGAAGGAGTAGCCGTAGTAGGTGTCGCCCGGGTCGAGGCTGTCCCAGTCGCCGGAGTGAGCCATCTTGAGCGTCCCCCCCTTCTTGGTGGAGGGGTTGAACACCTTGTTGAGCCCGGCGTTGAACTCCTGCTGGACCGTGCCGGACTGCTCGCCACCGGCCTGCTGCGACGAGTTTCCGCCGCCTCCGCCGCAGGCGGAGAGCACCAGTGCCAGCGCAGCAGCAGCGGCCGCCGGTGCGGTTTTCCTTCTCATCTAGTCAGCTCCCCTGGGTGAATTGGAGATGGGGACGGAAGTTTCGGGAGGGCGGATCAGCGGGTGCGCGGGTCGAAGGCGTCCCGCAGGCCGTCGCCGAACAAGTTGAACGCCAGGACCGTGATGAAGATCGCCAGTCCGGGGAAGAGCACGAAGTGCGGCTGGGTGTAGAAGCGCACGGCTTCCGAGAGCATGCCTCCCCAGGTCGGGGTCGGGGGGTTGATGCCGACGCCCAGGAAGGACAGCGCCGCTTCGAACAGGATGTTCGTGGGGATGAGCAGCGTGGCGTACACCAGGATCGGCGCCATCAGGTTGGGCAGGATCTCGCGGAAGATGATGTAGCCGTGGCGGGCTCCCAGGCTCCGCGCCGCGTCGACGAACTCGCGCTCACGCAGCGAGAGCGTCTGACCGCGGATGATACGCCCGATGTACGGCCAGTTGAAGAAGCCGATGATGAAGATCAGAAGGGCGATGCGCAGGGCGTTGCCCGACAACCCGAACCCCTCGTTGGGGATCACCCCGGCCAGGGCGATCGCGAAGACCAGCAGGGGGAAGGCGAGGAAGACGTCCATGATCCGGCCGATCACGTTGTCCACCCAGCCGCCGAAGTACCCCGCGGTCACCCCCATGATCGTGCCGATGATCACGGAGAGCAGCGTGGCGAGGAAGCCGATCAGCAGCGAGATCCAGGCGCCCGCCACGATGCGGCTGAAGATGTCGCGGCCGTTGACCGGTTCGACGCCGAAGGGGTGCTCCCAGCTGATGCCGCCGAAGGCCCCCTTGGGGGTGAGGGTGGTCGGGTCGATCAGGTGGGAGTTGAACTGCAAGGGCGGATGGCCGATCGTGGAGACGATCACCGGCGAGAAGATCGCCACCAGGATCAGGAAGATCACCGTGATGCCGCCGGCCATGGCGACCCGGTCCCGTTTGAGCCGGTTCCACGCGATCCGGGTGAGGGAGCGGCCTTCGATGACCCGTCCCTGCCCTTCCGCCGCGGCCTCGGGCCTTCCTTCCAGCGCCGAGCCGGAGACGTCAAGTGGTGCGGTCATTCATCAGCCCCCTGGATCCCAGACAGCGTTATCCGTTTGGCGCTGGTGGGCGCCTTGGAGGTGCCGCGGGTACGGCCCCTCCGGAGGCAGAATGTATGCGCTGAACTGCGCTGACCAGTCCCCCGCCCAGCTATGTGGCTCAACTGTGATTCACGCGAAATTCATTCGTATCGCTCTAGGGAGAATGCATGGAAGCCGTCCCGATCGTGTCTCGGTTTCGTGACACTTCACTGACGATAAACTATCGCATGACTATGTTTAGTAATCATCGGACGCGGCGCATGCCGCGATACAGGAGAAAACAACACCGAGCTTTTCCCCTGCGGACCACCGGGTGAACCCGGCGGAGGCGCGGCACCCCGGCGGACGCCGGAACGCCGGGCGGGCGAGGCCGGTCACGGCCCCGCGGCTTTCCGAGAACGCGCACGGCCCGCGCGCGGAACCCGTGCCGATCAGGTGATGCCGCGGCGCTTGAGGATCTCCTCGATGTCGGAGAAGTCGTCGTCGGCGGCCGGCTTCTTCGCGGGTCTGGCCATGGGCCGGGTGGCCTCGTCCGCGGACGCGCCCGCCGCGGACCCGCCCGCGGTCACGCCCTTGGCCTGGGACGCCGCCACCCCCTGCCGTCCCCGCTCAGCCGGGGCGGCCGCCCGGTCGCGTGCCCGGCCACGCAGCACCCCCGACACCAGGAACAGCACCACGGACAGGCCGGCCAGGGCCACGCCCGCCCACACGGCGGGCGAGAAGACCAGCCCCGTGACGAACCCGACGACCGCGGTGCCGATCCGCCACAGCGTGGGCAGCGCCCCGGTCAGGTACGCCGCCAACGGGAGCAGCGACCACGCGGCCATCCGCAGCCCGGACGCGGCGCCCCGGCGGCGCAGCAGCAGGAAACTCACCACCAGCCCCACGCCGGTGAGGCCGGCGCACAGCGGCAGCCAAGCGATCTGGTCGTACGTCATCGGTCCGCCCCTCGTCTCGGTCCGTCCGCTTTCCATCCTGGCACGCCCGGAGCCGGGCGCCCTCCTCCTTGCGGACGGTTGCCTCCCCTAGGGGGCGTCGAACAGGCCGCGCAGCGCGTCCAGATCGACATGGCGCAGCGAGCCGACGACGAGCCGCCCGGGAGCGGCCGGAACGGGCAGCACCCCCGGCACGGCGACGACCTTGCACCCGGCCGCGGTCGCGGCGGCGACGCCGTTCGGGGAGTCCTCCAGGACCACGCAGTCCTCGGGTGCGACGCCCGCCAGGCGGGCCGCCATCAGGTAGGGCTCGGGATCGGGCTTGGTCCGCACCACGTCGTCACCGGTCACCACGTGGTCGAAGTAGTGCGGGCCGATGCCGCGCAGGCACAGCTCGGCCAGCCGGCGGGCGGAGGAGGTGACCAGGGCCACGGGCAGGCCGGCCGCCCGTACCTCCTCGAGCAGCTCGACGGCGCCGGGCATGAGCTTGACCCCCTCGGACAGCCTGCGCGCCATCTCCTCCAGCATCCACTCGGCCAGCTCCTCGGGGTCGGCGGAGGAGCCGGAGACGCGCAGCATGTAGGCGACGGTCGTGGGCAGGGAGCCGCCGACCAGGTTCTCCTGGTGATCGGGGCCCCACGCGCCGCCGCCCAGGCGCGCCATGGCCGCCGTCTCGACCTCGAACCACACCCCTTCGGTGTCGACGAGCAGCCCGTCCATGTCGAAGAAGACCGCGGCGGGCAGGTCAGACATTGAAGTACTTGGCCTCGGGGTGGTGGGCGACGAGCGCGGAGGTGGCCTGCTCGGGGTGGAGCTGGAACTCCTCCGACAGCGTCACCCCGATGCGCCCGGGGTCGAGCAGCTCCATCAGCTGCCGCTGGTCCTCCAGGTTGGGGCAGGCGGGGTAGCCGAAGGAGTAACGGCAGCCGCGGATGTTCACCTTCAGCATGTCATCCAGCGACTCGTCGCCGCCGATGCCCAGCTCCGCGCGGACCCTGGCGTGCCAGTACTCCGCAAGCGCCTCGGTGAGCTGCACCGACAGGCCGTGCAGCTCCAGATATTCGCGGTAGGCGTCCTTGGCGAACAGTTCGGCCGTGGCCTGGGATATCTTGCCGCCCACCGTGACGATCTGGAAGGCGACCACGTCGACCTCGCCGGACTCGCGCGGCCGGAAGAAGTCGGACAGGCACAGGTGGCGGTCGCGGCGCTGCCGCGGGAAGGTGAACCGGGTGCGCTCGCCACCGGACTCGTCCAGGATGATCAGGTCGTTGCCGGAGCTGACGCACGGGAAGTAGCCGTAGACGACCGCCGCCTCCAGCAGGCCCTCGGTCTGCAGGCGGTCGAGCCACATGCGCAGCCTGGGCCGCCCCTCCTTCTCGACCAGCTCCTCGTAGGACGGGCCGTCGCCGCCGCGTGCGGGCTTCAGCCCCCACTGGCCTATGAACGTCGCCCGCTCGTCGAGGAAGGCGGCGTAGTCGGCCAGCTGGATGCCCTTGACCACGCGGTCGCCGAAGAACGGCGGGGTGGGGATCGGGTTGTCGACCGCGACGTCGGAGCGGGCGGGCAGCTCCTCGACGGGGGTGCGCCGCAACGTCGCCCCGGTCTTGACCCGCCGCGTGCGCAGCGGCGGGAGTTGAGCGCCGTCCTCGCCGCGCTTGACGGCTATGAAGGCGTCCATGAGCCGCAGGCCCTCGAAGGCGTCGCGGGCGTAGCGCACCTCGCCCTCGAACATCTCGGCGAGGTCCTCCTCGACATAGGCCCGGGTGAGGGCGGCGCCGCCGAGCAGGACCGGGTAGCGCGTGGCCACGCCCCGCGCGTTCATCTCCTCCAGGTTCTCCTTCATGACGACGGTCGACTTGACCAGGAGCCCGGACATGCCGATGACGTCGGCCTGGTGGTTCTCGGCCGCCTCGAGGATCGCCGACACCGGCTGCTTGATGCCGAGGTTGATCACCTCATAGCCGTTGTTGGACAGGATGATGTCCACCAGGTTCTTGCCGATGTCGTGCACGTCGCCCTTGACGGTGGCCAGCACGATGCGGCCCTTGCCCGAACCCTCGACCCGCTCCATGTGGGGCTCCAGGTAGGCGACGGCGCTCTTCATGACCTCGGCCGACTGCAGCACGAAGGGCAGCTGCATCTGCCCGGAGCCGAACAGGTCGCCGACCGTCTTCATGCCGTCGAGCAGGACGTCGTTGATGATCTCCAGGGCGGGCCGCTCGCGCAACGCGAGGTCGAGGTCCTCCTCCAGGCCCTTGCGCTCGCCGTCCACGATGCGCCGCTTGAGCCGCTCCCACAGGGGCAGCGCGGCCAGCTCGGCGGCCTTGCCCGCGCGCAGCGCCGCGGCGTCGACCCCCTCGAACAGCTCCATGAACCGCTGCAGCGGGTCGTAGCCCGGCCGTCTGCGGTCGTAGACCATGTCGAGGGCGACCTGGCGCTGCTCGTCCGGGATGCGCGCCATCGGCAGGATCTTGGAGGCGTGGACGATGGCGGAGTCGAGCCCGGCGTTGACGCACTCGTTGAGGAAGACGCTGTTGAGCACGATCCGGGCGGCGGGGTTGAGCCCGAAGGAGACGTTGGATATGCCCAGCGTGGTCTGCACGTCCGGGTAGCGCCGCTTGATCTCCCTGATCGCCTCGATGGTGGCCAGGGCGTCCCTCCGGGTCTCCTCCTGGCCGGTGGCGATGGGGAAGGTCAGGCAGTCGACGATGATGTCGGACAGCCGCATGCCCCAGTCGCGGACGAGGTCGTCGACGATCCTGGAGGCGACCTCGACCTTCTTCTCGGTGGTCCGGGCCTGGCCCTCCTCGTCGATGCACATGACGGTGACGGCCGCGCCGTGCTCGCGCACCAGCTCCATCGTCCGCTGGAAGCGGGAGCCGGGGCCGTTGCCGTCCTCGTAGTTGACGGAGTTGACCACCGCGCGCCCGCCGAGCATCTCCAGCCCGGCGCGCAGCACGTCGGGCTCGGTGGAGTCGAGCACGATCGGCAGGGTGGAGGCGGTCGCCAGGCGGAAGGCCAGCTCCTTCATGTCGGCCACGCCGTCCCTGCCGACGTAGTCGACGCACAGGTCGAGCATGTGGGCGCCGTCCCTGGCCTGGGCGCGCGCGATCTCGACGCACTCCTCCCACCTGCCGGCGAGCATGGCCTCGCGGAAGGCCTTGGAGCCGTTGGCGTTGGTGCGCTCGCCGATCGCGAGGTAGGAGGTGTCCTGCCGGAACGGCACGTGCTGGTAGAGCGAGGACGCCCCGGGCTCGGGGCGGGGGCGGCGCTGAACGGGCACCCGCCCTCGAACCCGCTCGACCACCTGGCGCATGTGCTCGGGGGTGGTGCCGCAGCAGCCGCCGACCAGGGACAGGCCGTAGTCGCGCACGAAGCCGTCGTGGGCGTCGGCCAGCTCGGCCGGGCGCAGCGGGTAGACGGCGCCGTCGGCGGTGAGCTGCGGCAACCCCGCGTTGGGCATGCACGACAGCGGCAGCCGCGAGTGGCGGGCCAGGTAGCGCAGGTGCTCGCTCATCTCGGCGGGGCCGGTGGCGCAGTTCAGGCCGATCACGTCGACGCCCAGCGGCTCGATGGCGGTGAGCGCCGCGCCGATCTCCGAGCCGAGCAGCATCGCCCCGTTGGTCTCGATGGTCACCTGGGCGATGATCGGTATGTCGACGCCCGCGGCGGCGATGGCCCGCTTGGCGCCGATCACGGCGGCCTTGACCTGCAGCAGATCCTGGCAGGTCTCGATGATCAGCGCGTCGACGCCGCCGGCGATCAGCCCCGCCGCGTTGTCGCGGTAGGCGTCGCGCAGGTCCGCGAAGGGCAGGTGGCCGAGGGTGGGCAGCTTGGTGCCCGGCCCCATCGAGCCGAGGACGAAACGCGGCCGGTCGGGGGTGGACCAGTGGTCGGCACGCTCACGAGCAAGGCGCGCCCCCGCCTCGGACAGCTCATAGAGCCGGTCGGCGATGCCGTATTCGCCGAGGGCAGCGAGGTTGGCGCCGAAGGTGTTGGTCTCCACGCAGTCGACGCCGACCTCCAGGTAGGCGTCGTGGATCGCCCGGACGATGTCCGGGCGGGTGACGTTGAGCACCTCGTTGCAGCCCTCGTGTCCCTCGAAGTCGTCGAGAGTGACGTCGTGGGACTGCAGCATCGTCCCCATCGCCCCGTCGGCTACGACGACACGCTCGGACAGGGCACGGCGGAAGGACGGTCTGCTCGTCATGGTCACAATCCTATCCGGCGGTCGGGTGACGCTAAGGTGGACGCCAAGCCCCGACCGTGACACGCCCTGCGAGGCCACGACGGCGTCATCCCGCCCCCTCGGCGCCGGCGCCCCGGCGCCTCGCCCGCGTCTCCCGGCGGTCGCCGGAGTGCGGCAGGTCACCCGACCGCATAGGCTTAGTCCGATACCGCGGGAAGGAGGCGGCGCGTGATCGAGCTCGAAGGGCTCCCCGAGCTCGTCGATCCTGTGTTGATCGCCGCGTTCGAGGGATGGAACGACGCCGGCGAGGCGTCGAGCGGCGCGCTCGCTCATCTCGAGGCCGCCTGGAAGGCCACGCCGCTGGCCGAGATCGACCCGGAGGACTACTACGACTTCCAGGTCACCCGGCCGATCGTCGAGATGCGCGAGAACGGAGAGCGTCCCATCACCTGGCCCACCACGAGGCTGTCGGTGGCCAGGCCGCCGGGCGTGGAACGCGATGTGGTGCTGCTGCGCGGCATCGAACCCAACATGCGCTGGCGGTCCTTCTGCCGGGAGATCGTCGGGTTCTGCGGCGAACTGGGCGTGGAGCTGGCGGTGCTGCTGGGCGCGCTGCTCAACGACTCCCCGCACAGCCGCCCGGTTCCGGTCGTGGGCACGGCCACCGATCCCGGGCTGGCCCGGTCGATCCATCTGGAGTTGACGCGTTACGAGGGGCCGACGGGGATCGTGGGCGTGCTGCAGGACGCGTTCGGGGCGGCGGGCATGCGCGCGGTGTCGCTGTGGGCGTCGGTGCCGCACTACGTGGCCCAGCCGCCGAACCCCAAGGCCACGCTGGCGCTGCTGCGCCGTACGGAGGACCTGCTGGACATCCCGATCCCGCTGGGCGACCTGCCGGAGGAGGCGCGCGCCTGGGAGCACGGCGTCGACGAGCTGGCCTCGCAGGACAGCGAGGTGGCCGAGTACGTCAGGGAGCTGGAGGAGCGCAAGGACGCGGCGGATCTGCCGGAGGCCAGCGGCGACGCCATAGCCGCCGAGTTCGAGCGCTATCTGCGCCGTCGCGACCGCGGCGGCGACGCCTGAGCCCGTCCGGACGTACATTTGGCACGTAGGTGCGGGTGCGGTTGCGCCGCGTCCGCCGTCCGACACGAGCCGAGGTGAGAGGGCGCGCTGAGGCGATGACGGCTGCCCATTCCGACCCCCACAGGATCGCTGAGGACGCCCGCAGGAGCGTCTTGAGGATGGCCGTGTCGATACAGCGGGACGCCGACGCGCCCGCCGAACGGGCCGCGCCGTCCTATCCGCGCCCGCTGCACACGCGGCAGGCCGTCGACTCCTTCCTGGCCCTCTTGCAGGACCGCCTGCCCGTATGGCTGCGCATCCTCCACAACCTCGCCCACCTGGTGGGCAAGGGCGAGGTGAACGACAACCTGCTGCCGATCGCGCGGGCGGGGATCGAGTACTACGCGGAGATCCAGTCCGCGGCGCTGCCCGCGTTCAGCTCGCCGTCGGTGACGGTGCGCTACCGTCAAGCGCTCAGGGAGACCGGGCTGGGGGCGATGCCGGAGCTGCCTCCCCTGGCCGGTTACATCGCCGCCGAGCAGCGCCTGGGGCGGGTGGCCGCGGAGGTGGACCCCGTGGCCAGCGCCCGGCTGCTGCTGGCGGGCTGCTTCCAGCACGCCTACTACGAGATGCTCGTCGGCGGGGAGGAGTTCCCCTCGCGGGACGAGCGGGCCGAGGAGATCGTCAGAGAGCTGCGCCTTCCACCCGCCTGACCGGCCGCCGCCCGCCCAGGGCCTCCTCGTACCGGATCCAGACCAGCTCCGCCAGGGCGGGGTCGGCGCCCAGCGGGGCGGAGACCAGGTCGGCCCCGCAGTCGCGCAGGCGCTCGTAGAAGAATCCCGGTGCCAGCAGGTACGACGCCACGACCACCCGGGGGGCGGGCCCGCTGCGCAGCCGATCCAGCGCCCCGCGCAGCGGCGGGTCCCCGGCCGCGGCGAAGGCGGCGGTGACCGGCCGCGACAGCCGTGCCGCCAGCAGGCGCGCGGCCGCACGGACGTCGTCCAGCGCGCCCGGGTCGGAGGAGCCCGCGGCGCCGAGGACCACCGCGTCGGTGGCGCGCAGCCCCGCGGCGGCCAGCCGCCGGGCGAGGACGTCGGTGAGCAGCCGGTGCGGCCCGAGCGGGCGGGCGACGGCGACGTCGGGCCGGACGCGTGCGAGCACGTCCGGCAGGTCGACGTGCGCGTGGTATCCGCCGGCGAGCAGCAGCGGCACCACGACGACGGGCCCGTCCAGGGCGGACAGCGTCTCGGCCAGCGCAGGCGAGCTGATCTCCAGATAGGCCAGCTCCACCCGCCGGCCGGGACGGACCAGTCGCACCAGGTCGCGCAGGGCGGCGAGCGTCTCCTCCCCCCTCCGGTCGCGCGTGCCGTGCCCGGCCAGCACAAGGGTGGGGGCGGCGGGGGCGTGGTTCACGACGCGTCTCCGCGCTCGCATGCCAGCCGGTAGCCGCGTTTGACGACGGTCTCCACGATCTTCGGCGAGCCGAGCGCTCGGCGCAGCCGCGTGACGGCCATCTCCACCGCGTGCTCGGCCGACTCCCGCGACGGGCCCCCGGGCAGCACGGTGCGCAGTTCGGAGCGGGGCACGACGTGGCCCGGCCTTTCGGCCAGGCGTTTGAGCACGGCCATGGGCGCCGGCGGCAGCGGTTTGAACTCGCCGTCGACGGCGACGGCGTGGCCGCGGATCTCCAGGCTGTGCCCGCCGGCGGTGAGCCGGGTGGCGCTGTGCTCGGGCAGGTGCCGGGCCAGCAGCCGGGCCAGTGCCCCCAGCCGGGGACGGTCGGGCTGGATGACCGGGACTCCCAGGTCGGCCAGCGGGCCCGCGGTGACCGGGCCGACGCAGGCGACGACGACCGGGCCGCGGAAGGCGTCCAGCAGCGCGTCCTCCAGGCCTTCGGCGCGGGCCTGGCCGAGCGTGGCCAGCACGGCGGGCGCGCTGGTGAAGGCGACCGCGTCCACGGCGCCCGACACCGCCTGGCTGATCAGCCTGCGCAGGGGCGAGATGTCCCGGTAGGGCAGCCAGCGGTAGACGGGCACCTCGATCACCTCGGCCCCGGCCTCGCGGAGCGCGGCGATGAAGTCGGTCAGCGGCTCACCGTGCAGCTGCACGGCGATCCGCCGTCCGCGCAGATCCTGGTCGAGCAGGTACCGCTTGATCTCCTCGCAGGACTCGCCGGGCGGCGTCCAGTGGTCGTTGAGGCCGGCCGCCCGCACCGCGCCGCGCGCCTTGGGGCCGCGGGTGAGCAGCCGCGCGGCGGCGAGCCGTTCGGTGAGCGGACCCGCCATGCCCCACCCCTCGGCAGCGGCCATCCAGCCGCGGAACCCGACACCGGTGGTGATCACCACGTCGTCCACGGGGGCGGCCATGGCCGCCCGGGTGGCCTCCAGCAGGTCCGCGTCCTCGGCCAGCGGCACGATCCGGATGGCGGGCGCGCTCACCACGCGCGCGCCGCGCCGCTCCAGCAACGCGCGGAACTCCTCCCGCCGCCGGGTCGCGGTCACCCCTATGGTGAATCCCTCGAGCGCTTCCGGATCGGTCTCCGGGGCGCTCAGCCGTCTCTCGGCCACAGCACTGCTCACATGCCCTCCATGCATCGGGTTCTCACGTGGTACGGACCTCCACCAGGCCGTCGGCGAGGCGGATCGGGTATGTCGGGATCGACACCCGAGGGTCGTCCAGGCATCTACCGGTGACCAGCGAGAACGCCTGCTTGTGCATGGGCGAGACGACCATCGGTTCGCCGCCCCTGGTACCGACGATGCCGCGGGAGAGGACGTAGGCGCCGCTGAACGGGTCGCGGTTCCCCACCGCGTACAGGCTGCCGTCGAAGCAGCGGAAGACCGCTATCTGCCGTCCGTCGAGCAGCACGCACGCGCCGCGCTCGGGCAGCAGGTCGGTGTAGGCGCACACCGGGGTCCACTCCGCGCGCCGGGTCCGGGTCGCGGGCGTGCTTCGAAGGTCGATGCTCATGGCGCCTCCTTCTCGATCGGTTCGGTCTCGACCGGCGCGGTGCCGGGGTGCCGGTTCATCCGCCGACCGCCTCCAGGGGGATCAGGACGGGTTTGATCTGGTCTCGTTCGACCTCGAAGGTGATCGACGGGTCGGGGGTGTCCGGGGCGTTGATGAAGCTGACGAAACGGCGCAGCTTGTCGGGGTCCTCCAGGACGGCGCGCCACTCGTCGACGTAACCGGTCACGTGCCGCTCCATCTGCTCCTCCAGCTCGGCGCAGATGCCGAGGGAGTCCTCCACGATCACCTCGCGCAGGTAGTCCAGGCCTCCGTCGAGGTTCTCCAGCCAGGTCGAGGTGCGCTGCAGCCGGTCGGCGGTACGGATGTAGAACATCAGGAAACGATCGATGATCTTGACGAGGCGGTCGGTGGGCAGGTCGCTCACCAGCAGGTCGGCGTGGCGGGGTCTGAAGCCGCCGTTGCCCGCCACGTACAGGTTCCAGCCCTGCTCGGTGGCGATGACGCCGAAGTCCTTGCCGCGGGCCTCGGCGCACTCGCGGGCGCAGCCGGAGACCGCCGCCTTGATCTTGTGGGGGGCGCGCAGGCCCCGATACCGCAGTTCGAGGGCGATGGCCAGGCCCACCGAGTCCTGCACGCCGTACCTGCACCAGGTGGAGCCGACGCAGGACTTCACGGTGCGCAGCGCCTTGCCGTAGGCGTGTCCGGACTCGAAGCCGGCGTCCACCAGCCGCTTCCAGATCTGCGGCAGCTGCTCGACGCGGGCGCC
It contains:
- a CDS encoding PAC2 family protein, producing MIELEGLPELVDPVLIAAFEGWNDAGEASSGALAHLEAAWKATPLAEIDPEDYYDFQVTRPIVEMRENGERPITWPTTRLSVARPPGVERDVVLLRGIEPNMRWRSFCREIVGFCGELGVELAVLLGALLNDSPHSRPVPVVGTATDPGLARSIHLELTRYEGPTGIVGVLQDAFGAAGMRAVSLWASVPHYVAQPPNPKATLALLRRTEDLLDIPIPLGDLPEEARAWEHGVDELASQDSEVAEYVRELEERKDAADLPEASGDAIAAEFERYLRRRDRGGDA
- a CDS encoding sirohydrochlorin chelatase → MNHAPAAPTLVLAGHGTRDRRGEETLAALRDLVRLVRPGRRVELAYLEISSPALAETLSALDGPVVVVPLLLAGGYHAHVDLPDVLARVRPDVAVARPLGPHRLLTDVLARRLAAAGLRATDAVVLGAAGSSDPGALDDVRAAARLLAARLSRPVTAAFAAAGDPPLRGALDRLRSGPAPRVVVASYLLAPGFFYERLRDCGADLVSAPLGADPALAELVWIRYEEALGGRRPVRRVEGAAL
- a CDS encoding uroporphyrinogen-III synthase, with product MSSAVAERRLSAPETDPEALEGFTIGVTATRRREEFRALLERRGARVVSAPAIRIVPLAEDADLLEATRAAMAAPVDDVVITTGVGFRGWMAAAEGWGMAGPLTERLAAARLLTRGPKARGAVRAAGLNDHWTPPGESCEEIKRYLLDQDLRGRRIAVQLHGEPLTDFIAALREAGAEVIEVPVYRWLPYRDISPLRRLISQAVSGAVDAVAFTSAPAVLATLGQARAEGLEDALLDAFRGPVVVACVGPVTAGPLADLGVPVIQPDRPRLGALARLLARHLPEHSATRLTAGGHSLEIRGHAVAVDGEFKPLPPAPMAVLKRLAERPGHVVPRSELRTVLPGGPSRESAEHAVEMAVTRLRRALGSPKIVETVVKRGYRLACERGDAS
- the nirD gene encoding nitrite reductase small subunit NirD, which codes for MSIDLRSTPATRTRRAEWTPVCAYTDLLPERGACVLLDGRQIAVFRCFDGSLYAVGNRDPFSGAYVLSRGIVGTRGGEPMVVSPMHKQAFSLVTGRCLDDPRVSIPTYPIRLADGLVEVRTT